One bacterium DNA segment encodes these proteins:
- a CDS encoding DUF3106 domain-containing protein, which translates to MSRRQLLLGALLIGMLGALTTPALAQEPERDTRRERWNAMSESERQELRERRQRFEQMTPKQRAEVRRRMDRFKSLPPEQRQHIRENRQRWKDLSPEERKQLRGQFRRWKDLSPEQRDKLKKRFRHWKDLSPKQREKLRKGWKNLSPEERREIRKQIPKRERIRRDIRKQRLKRRSGKDSD; encoded by the coding sequence ATGAGTCGACGCCAACTGCTTCTGGGCGCGCTGCTCATCGGGATGCTGGGCGCGCTCACGACACCGGCCCTGGCACAGGAGCCGGAACGCGATACCCGGCGCGAGCGCTGGAATGCGATGTCGGAAAGCGAACGCCAGGAACTGCGCGAACGCCGACAACGCTTTGAACAGATGACCCCGAAGCAGCGCGCCGAGGTGCGTCGGAGGATGGATCGCTTCAAGAGCCTCCCGCCGGAGCAGCGTCAGCACATTCGCGAGAATCGCCAGCGCTGGAAGGACCTGTCACCCGAAGAGCGCAAGCAGCTCCGCGGGCAATTCCGGCGTTGGAAGGATCTGTCTCCCGAGCAGCGAGACAAGCTGAAGAAGCGCTTCCGTCACTGGAAGGATCTGTCTCCCAAACAACGCGAGAAGCTGCGCAAAGGCTGGAAGAATCTCTCGCCCGAAGAGCGCCGGGAGATCCGCAAGCAGATTCCGAAGCGCGAGCGAATCCGCCGGGATATCCGCAAACAGCGCCTGAAGCGGCGCTCGGGCAAGGACTCGGATTAG